A region of Photobacterium sanguinicancri DNA encodes the following proteins:
- a CDS encoding YcjF family protein, with translation MSQQPQELKRKVVFDEPKEAEPDLELNTQLKFAGDDTFLPETTSNTDAETDLENDLERSLAKPKKGSGWFKGLLVAGAAMVGWQTVDYVVTAYQGGDWLALGWSGITAAIATMGITALGRELFKLRRLKQRQSERDQAQALLDTDGMGQGKAFCTKLAKQSGIHNEHAGYDRWQQSLAATHNDREVIVLYDQMVMSQQDKLARRLVSKYSSEAALMVALSPLAIADMLLVAWRNFRLIEQISVVYGVELGYWSRIRLVKLVLANMALAGASEVVADTGMNMLSMDIAGRVSTRVAQGVGVGLLTARLGLKAMAIMRPLPWQEGTQPKLGEIRRDLLSQLTKKQDES, from the coding sequence ATGAGCCAACAACCTCAAGAATTAAAAAGAAAAGTGGTATTTGATGAGCCAAAAGAGGCGGAGCCTGATCTTGAGCTAAACACGCAACTCAAGTTTGCGGGTGACGATACCTTTTTACCTGAAACAACATCGAATACTGATGCAGAAACAGACCTTGAAAATGATTTAGAAAGAAGTCTAGCTAAACCAAAGAAAGGCAGTGGCTGGTTTAAAGGCCTATTGGTTGCTGGTGCTGCGATGGTGGGCTGGCAAACAGTCGATTATGTGGTTACTGCTTACCAAGGCGGTGACTGGCTAGCATTGGGGTGGAGCGGCATTACTGCGGCAATCGCCACTATGGGGATCACAGCTTTAGGGCGCGAATTGTTTAAGTTACGTCGCTTAAAACAGCGACAAAGTGAACGCGATCAAGCTCAAGCATTATTGGATACTGATGGTATGGGGCAGGGTAAAGCATTCTGTACCAAACTGGCTAAACAAAGCGGGATTCATAATGAACATGCGGGTTATGATCGCTGGCAACAATCATTAGCGGCAACGCATAATGACCGTGAAGTGATTGTACTTTATGATCAAATGGTTATGTCACAACAGGATAAGTTGGCGCGACGCTTGGTGAGCAAATATTCAAGCGAAGCGGCACTCATGGTGGCACTAAGCCCTCTGGCGATTGCAGATATGCTGCTGGTGGCTTGGCGCAACTTCAGATTGATCGAGCAAATCTCGGTAGTCTACGGGGTTGAACTGGGTTACTGGTCTCGCATTCGTTTGGTGAAACTGGTACTCGCTAATATGGCGTTAGCGGGGGCGAGCGAAGTCGTTGCTGATACAGGCATGAATATGTTGTCGATGGACATTGCAGGTCGTGTATCTACCCGTGTGGCACAGGGTGTCGGTGTTGGATTGCTGACTGCAAGGTTAGGCTTAAAAGCAATGGCAATAATGCGTCCATTACCATGGCAAGAGGGAACTCAACCTAAGTTGGGTGAAATTCGCCGTGATTTATTGTCTCAATTAACCAAAAAGCAAGATGAGTCGTAA
- a CDS encoding MurR/RpiR family transcriptional regulator: MNTLEKIQKNLDNFSKSERKVAEVIIASPQTAIHSSIATLAKMADVSEPTVNRFCRRLDTKGFPDFKLHLAQSLANGTPYVNRNVEENDGPDAYTSKIFESTMACLDVAKNSLEPLQVNRAVDLLTQAKKISFFGLGASASVAHDAQNKFFRFNIPVVCFDDIVMQRMSVINCSDGDVVVVISHTGRTKSLVEIARMARENGATVIGITEKDSPLDNECSLSICLDVPEDTDIYMPMASRVVQMTVIDVLATGFTLRRGAGFRENLKRVKDSLKDSRFSKQDLI; the protein is encoded by the coding sequence ATGAATACCCTAGAAAAAATTCAGAAAAATTTAGATAACTTCAGTAAGTCTGAACGTAAAGTTGCAGAAGTTATCATTGCTTCCCCGCAAACAGCTATTCACTCTAGCATTGCAACATTGGCTAAAATGGCTGATGTGAGTGAACCAACGGTAAACCGCTTTTGTCGCCGATTAGACACGAAAGGCTTTCCCGATTTTAAATTGCATTTAGCACAGAGCCTTGCAAATGGTACACCTTATGTGAACCGCAATGTTGAAGAAAATGATGGCCCTGACGCTTACACGTCAAAAATCTTCGAATCAACGATGGCTTGTCTAGATGTAGCAAAAAATAGCCTAGAACCTTTGCAAGTAAATCGCGCGGTTGATCTACTTACTCAGGCAAAGAAAATCTCGTTTTTTGGTCTTGGCGCATCAGCTTCTGTTGCACATGATGCACAGAACAAGTTTTTCCGCTTTAACATCCCGGTCGTTTGTTTTGACGATATCGTGATGCAACGTATGAGTGTGATTAACTGCAGTGATGGTGATGTCGTGGTGGTTATCTCTCACACGGGTCGTACTAAGAGCTTGGTTGAGATCGCTCGCATGGCACGTGAAAACGGTGCCACTGTTATTGGTATCACCGAAAAAGATTCACCGTTAGATAATGAGTGCTCACTGTCTATCTGCTTGGATGTACCTGAAGACACGGATATTTATATGCCAATGGCGAGCCGCGTCGTTCAAATGACAGTTATCGATGTACTAGCAACGGGCTTTACACTGCGCCGTGGCGCTGGTTTTCGTGAGAATTTAAAGCGAGTGAAAGACTCTCTGAAAGACTCCCGTTTCTCTAAACAAGATCTTATCTAA
- the rimJ gene encoding ribosomal protein S5-alanine N-acetyltransferase → MFNSIINRSSNLAVDDLKIRLIGNKDAELITAYYQKNRAYLQPWEPLREEHFYTLEGWEKRLIQLTELQKHHLAYYFIIFKAGSEEICGVVNFSNLVKHPFHACHVGYSLAEHSLGLGIMRRAVAATVQWIFEEHNFHRVMAGYMPRNDRSAKVLSSLGFEKEGYAKDYLLINGAWEDHILTSKINPNWKVL, encoded by the coding sequence TTGTTTAATTCTATTATAAACCGTTCATCAAATTTAGCAGTTGATGATCTGAAAATTCGTCTAATTGGTAACAAAGATGCGGAACTGATTACAGCTTATTACCAAAAAAACCGAGCTTACCTTCAACCTTGGGAACCTTTACGGGAAGAGCATTTCTACACGTTAGAGGGCTGGGAAAAGCGCTTAATTCAACTGACTGAACTACAGAAGCACCACCTTGCTTATTATTTCATTATCTTCAAAGCAGGAAGCGAAGAAATTTGTGGTGTTGTCAATTTTAGTAATTTAGTGAAGCATCCTTTTCATGCTTGCCATGTTGGCTATTCACTTGCTGAACACTCTCTAGGGCTCGGCATTATGCGTCGTGCTGTGGCTGCAACAGTGCAATGGATATTTGAAGAGCATAATTTCCATCGGGTGATGGCGGGTTATATGCCACGTAATGACAGAAGTGCCAAGGTACTATCGTCGTTAGGCTTTGAAAAAGAAGGCTATGCGAAAGACTATTTATTGATTAATGGAGCGTGGGAAGACCACATCCTTACATCAAAAATCAACCCGAACTGGAAAGTGTTGTGA
- the tyrR gene encoding transcriptional regulator TyrR — protein MRLQVFCEDRLGITRELLDILTNQQIDLRGIEIDRIGIIYLNCPEIEFDLFSQLMSQIRQLDGVTDVRKIQFMPSEREHKELSALLETLPDPVFSINLHGKIDLANESAERLIGKPREEILGETIQTILGFNFQQWLENQAGEHRSEMAVISGLDYMMEIMPVFVADDNEESVMASAVVLLKSLSEAKMPIAMRKISGDNGFEHLIGQSSRFKHLLSQAKKLALLDAPLLIQGETGTGKEMLARACHQRSVRRDQPFMVVNCVSMPDNAAETELFGFAGSATEPSKKGIFEQADGGTVFLYEIGEMSAHLQIKLLRFLQDGTFRRVGEEHEIKVDLRVICSTQKKLPDLITAGQFREDLYYRLNVLALVVPPLRERTADIVPLADLFLSQFAQELQQPKPSIPDKLAQYLSQYAWPGNIRQLRNVLFRAMTQVDGGELEIEDIQLPENETTSIISDEILDGSLDDIMKRYESGILTNLYRSYPSTRKLAKRLGVSHTAVANKLREYQINK, from the coding sequence ATGAGGCTACAAGTCTTTTGTGAAGATCGTTTAGGAATAACCCGTGAATTACTGGATATTCTGACCAACCAACAAATCGATCTTCGTGGAATTGAAATTGATCGCATCGGTATTATTTATTTGAATTGTCCTGAGATTGAATTTGATCTATTCAGTCAATTGATGTCACAAATACGCCAACTTGATGGCGTGACAGATGTGCGAAAAATTCAGTTCATGCCCAGTGAACGAGAGCATAAAGAGCTAAGTGCCCTATTGGAAACTCTGCCTGATCCTGTTTTCTCTATTAACCTGCACGGTAAAATTGATCTCGCCAATGAATCCGCTGAACGCTTGATTGGTAAACCGAGAGAAGAGATTTTAGGCGAGACTATCCAAACGATTCTGGGCTTTAACTTTCAGCAGTGGTTAGAAAATCAAGCTGGAGAGCACCGCAGTGAAATGGCTGTGATTTCAGGCTTAGATTACATGATGGAAATTATGCCTGTGTTTGTGGCAGACGATAATGAAGAGTCAGTCATGGCCAGTGCTGTAGTACTGCTTAAATCGTTATCTGAAGCTAAAATGCCGATTGCCATGCGTAAAATCAGCGGCGATAACGGTTTTGAACACCTCATCGGTCAGTCATCGCGCTTTAAACATTTACTGTCGCAGGCTAAAAAGCTCGCATTGCTTGATGCACCGTTGTTGATCCAAGGTGAAACAGGAACTGGTAAAGAAATGCTAGCGCGTGCCTGTCACCAGCGGTCTGTTAGGCGTGATCAGCCATTCATGGTCGTGAACTGTGTATCGATGCCAGATAATGCTGCAGAAACCGAGTTATTTGGTTTTGCAGGCAGTGCGACAGAGCCAAGTAAAAAAGGGATATTTGAACAAGCGGATGGTGGCACTGTTTTCTTGTACGAAATCGGTGAAATGTCGGCTCACCTTCAAATTAAGCTATTGCGCTTTTTACAAGATGGTACTTTCCGGCGTGTGGGTGAAGAGCATGAAATCAAAGTTGATTTGCGTGTTATTTGCTCAACACAAAAGAAGTTGCCTGATTTGATCACTGCTGGGCAGTTCCGTGAAGATTTATATTATCGTTTAAATGTTCTGGCGTTAGTCGTGCCACCGCTGCGTGAACGTACCGCAGATATCGTACCGTTAGCCGATTTATTTCTATCACAATTTGCTCAAGAACTTCAGCAACCTAAACCGAGTATTCCCGATAAATTGGCCCAATACCTAAGCCAATATGCGTGGCCAGGTAATATCCGTCAGCTAAGAAACGTGTTGTTCCGTGCCATGACACAGGTTGATGGTGGTGAGCTAGAAATTGAAGATATTCAATTACCTGAAAATGAAACAACCAGTATTATTAGTGATGAAATTCTTGATGGGTCATTAGATGACATTATGAAAAGGTATGAGTCAGGTATTCTTACCAACTTATACCGCAGTTATCCATCGACGCGTAAATTAGCGAAAAGGCTTGGGGTTTCCCATACCGCTGTTGCCAATAAGCTACGTGAGTATCAAATTAATAAGTAG
- a CDS encoding YcjX family GTP-binding protein: MNRIGNEFNKLVNRSLDRHVRLAVTGLSRAGKTAFITSLINQLMHVSTNPRLPLFTAVRDGHLLGAKRVPQLDLHVPKFAYDEGMNSLLATPSAWPEPTKDVSQTRLALRYKPQKGPMKLLQDTATLYLDIVDYPGEWLLDLPLLDMSFTEWSAQQAKLMKGQREALAQKWLALGAELDPFAPADEAQIEAISKAFTDYLYACKSEGGLHWVQPGRFVLPGELAGAPVLQFFPFAWLKHHSEAELAQADEHSNFAMLEQRYKYYQQHVVKAFYRDHFSKFDRQIILVDCLAPLNTGPESFNDMRQALDQLMQSFKYGRSSLMRRLFSPRIDKVLFAATKADHVTPEQHPNLVSLLQQMVNEAWQTASFEGIKMDCVSLSSIQATEPGFVSYHGQQMPALRGNDMDDQPQTIYPGEVPRRLPNDTYWEQNGFDFVNFRPLAQQSDEPLPHIRMDKALEYLLGDKLK, encoded by the coding sequence ATGAACCGAATTGGTAATGAATTTAATAAATTGGTGAACCGCAGCCTTGATCGCCATGTTCGTTTGGCTGTCACTGGGTTATCTCGTGCGGGTAAAACAGCATTTATCACCTCGTTAATTAATCAGTTGATGCATGTCAGTACTAACCCACGCTTGCCGCTATTTACGGCAGTACGTGATGGGCACTTACTAGGTGCAAAGCGTGTACCACAGCTTGATTTACACGTGCCTAAGTTTGCTTACGATGAAGGGATGAACTCTCTTCTTGCTACACCGTCAGCATGGCCTGAGCCCACTAAAGATGTGAGCCAAACACGGTTAGCATTGCGCTATAAACCGCAAAAAGGGCCAATGAAACTGCTGCAAGATACTGCAACTTTATACTTAGATATTGTTGATTACCCAGGAGAGTGGCTGCTGGATTTACCGCTGCTTGATATGAGCTTTACGGAGTGGTCAGCACAACAAGCCAAATTAATGAAAGGGCAGCGTGAAGCTCTTGCTCAGAAGTGGTTAGCTTTAGGTGCAGAATTGGACCCTTTTGCACCTGCTGACGAAGCGCAAATAGAAGCCATTTCTAAAGCCTTCACAGATTACCTCTACGCGTGTAAATCGGAAGGGGGATTGCATTGGGTACAGCCTGGTCGTTTTGTATTACCAGGTGAATTAGCGGGTGCACCTGTATTACAGTTTTTCCCTTTTGCATGGCTTAAACATCACAGTGAAGCTGAGTTAGCTCAGGCTGATGAACACAGTAATTTTGCCATGTTAGAACAGCGCTATAAGTATTATCAGCAACATGTCGTGAAAGCCTTTTACCGCGATCATTTCTCAAAGTTTGATCGCCAAATTATCTTGGTGGATTGCTTAGCGCCATTAAATACCGGTCCAGAATCGTTTAACGATATGCGTCAAGCCCTCGATCAATTGATGCAAAGTTTTAAATATGGCCGAAGTTCTTTAATGCGCCGTTTGTTTTCGCCACGGATTGATAAAGTCTTGTTTGCGGCGACCAAAGCTGATCATGTAACGCCAGAGCAGCACCCTAACTTAGTGAGTTTACTGCAACAGATGGTCAATGAAGCATGGCAGACAGCGTCGTTTGAAGGCATAAAAATGGATTGTGTGAGTCTATCGTCTATTCAAGCAACAGAGCCTGGCTTTGTGTCCTATCACGGCCAGCAGATGCCCGCATTACGTGGGAATGACATGGATGATCAGCCACAAACGATTTATCCAGGAGAAGTGCCGCGCCGCTTACCCAATGACACCTATTGGGAACAAAACGGGTTTGATTTTGTGAACTTCAGGCCATTAGCACAACAAAGTGATGAACCATTGCCACATATCCGTATGGATAAGGCATTGGAATATTTATTGGGGGACAAATTAAAATGA
- a CDS encoding methylated-DNA--[protein]-cysteine S-methyltransferase codes for MYFDYLDTDIGRIFLLADSQGLRQLTICSPGFSPDKRWEHEPTKMQPYTHELTEYFEGKRKKFTFSIAPQGTDFQIKVWQALRHIPFNHQQTYQQIAQRIGLPHAASAVGMARNVNPIPIVIPCHRVEKNISSRYHFGDDVIQQLHALETGQLALISAHKSQR; via the coding sequence ATGTATTTCGACTATCTTGATACTGATATTGGTAGAATTTTCTTGCTGGCAGACTCACAAGGTCTCCGCCAACTCACCATTTGCAGCCCTGGTTTCAGTCCCGACAAGCGTTGGGAGCATGAGCCAACAAAAATGCAGCCTTATACTCATGAGTTAACTGAGTATTTTGAAGGTAAACGGAAAAAATTCACGTTTTCGATTGCCCCACAAGGTACAGATTTTCAAATTAAAGTATGGCAAGCACTGCGCCATATTCCGTTTAATCACCAGCAGACCTACCAGCAGATAGCCCAACGTATTGGGTTACCCCATGCCGCCAGTGCTGTCGGCATGGCGAGAAATGTAAACCCGATTCCCATCGTCATCCCCTGCCACCGTGTTGAGAAAAATATTTCGTCTCGCTATCACTTCGGTGATGACGTTATTCAGCAATTACACGCGCTTGAAACAGGGCAACTTGCCTTAATTTCTGCACATAAGTCGCAGAGGTGA
- a CDS encoding SDR family oxidoreductase, with product MKVSICGCGWLGLPLARHLKKAGFTVQGTKRTEAAAQALCDEGIRGFPLILPLTNEQLPVVSDFFDCDVMVLNVPPGRQTALSMQYASTMLTLCGEAKRRGVQQLVFISTTAVYGDVKGVITEVTTPDPITESGKAHYEIEQGLIASWSDRVTILRLAGLFGPNRHPIKFLSGRKGIQQGGAPVNLIHKYDCIRAITAIITAQPKQNVFHLASSQHPSRSEYYTTMAKKVGLAIPEFSDNEGGSAKKIDASFSCDQLNLVLDQDDLLAIVPELDDAKC from the coding sequence ATGAAAGTCAGTATTTGTGGGTGTGGTTGGTTAGGATTACCGTTGGCACGTCACCTAAAGAAAGCTGGGTTTACGGTGCAGGGAACCAAGCGGACTGAAGCGGCAGCTCAGGCACTCTGTGATGAAGGCATTCGTGGTTTTCCACTGATCTTGCCGCTAACTAACGAACAACTGCCAGTTGTGAGTGATTTTTTTGATTGTGATGTGATGGTGCTGAATGTTCCTCCTGGTCGTCAAACAGCACTGTCCATGCAGTACGCCAGCACGATGTTAACCTTATGTGGTGAGGCAAAGAGGCGAGGAGTCCAGCAACTTGTCTTTATTAGTACGACCGCGGTTTATGGTGATGTGAAAGGTGTAATAACAGAAGTGACAACACCTGACCCGATTACTGAGTCGGGTAAAGCTCATTATGAGATAGAGCAAGGCTTGATAGCATCGTGGAGTGATCGGGTTACCATTCTCAGGTTAGCTGGCTTGTTTGGTCCAAATAGGCATCCGATTAAATTTTTATCAGGGCGTAAAGGTATTCAGCAAGGAGGGGCTCCAGTTAATCTTATTCATAAGTATGATTGTATTAGAGCAATTACTGCGATTATTACTGCTCAGCCTAAACAGAATGTTTTCCACTTAGCTTCAAGTCAGCACCCTTCACGATCAGAGTATTACACTACGATGGCAAAAAAAGTGGGGTTAGCTATACCTGAATTTAGTGATAACGAAGGTGGTAGTGCAAAGAAAATTGATGCGTCGTTTAGTTGTGATCAACTAAATCTGGTGTTGGATCAAGACGACTTATTAGCGATAGTCCCTGAATTAGATGATGCCAAGTGCTAA
- the pyk gene encoding pyruvate kinase, with protein sequence MSERLRRTKIVTTLGPATDRDNNLEKIIAAGANVVRMNFSHGSPEDHIKRTKEVREIAAKLGKHVAILGDLQGPKIRVSTFKDNKIQLAIGDKFTLDSDLPKGEGHQDAVGLDYKELPKDVTTGDVLLLDDGRVQLRVVAVEGNKVHTEVTVGGPLSNNKGINKQGGGLSAEALTDKDKADILTAAAMKVDYLAVSFPRNGEDMKYARRLAVDAGLEAKLVAKVERAESVASTEAMDDIILASDVVMVARGDLGVEIGDPELVGVQKKLIRRARSLNRTVITATQMMESMITSPMPTRAEVMDVANAVLDGTDAVMLSAETAAGDFPVETVTAMASVCLGAEKEPSINVSNHRLARTFESPEETIAMSTMYAANHMEGVKAMVTMTESGRTPLMMSRISSGLPVFAMSRNESTLNRAALFRGVTPIFFDRESDAGLDAAKHAVAVLKEQHYLATGDLVIITQGDVMDTVGSTNNMRILTVE encoded by the coding sequence ATGTCTGAAAGACTAAGACGCACTAAAATCGTTACTACTCTGGGTCCAGCGACCGATCGTGATAACAATCTTGAAAAGATTATCGCAGCTGGCGCTAACGTTGTTCGTATGAATTTCTCCCATGGTAGCCCTGAAGACCATATCAAACGTACCAAAGAAGTCCGTGAAATTGCCGCTAAACTTGGCAAGCACGTTGCTATTCTTGGTGACTTGCAAGGTCCTAAAATTCGTGTCTCAACGTTTAAAGACAACAAAATTCAACTCGCTATTGGTGACAAATTCACACTTGATAGCGATCTGCCAAAAGGCGAAGGTCATCAAGACGCCGTTGGTCTTGATTACAAAGAGCTGCCAAAAGATGTAACGACTGGTGATGTGCTATTACTTGACGATGGCCGCGTGCAACTGCGTGTTGTCGCTGTTGAAGGTAATAAAGTTCACACTGAAGTCACTGTTGGAGGCCCTTTATCAAACAATAAAGGCATCAACAAACAAGGTGGCGGCCTATCAGCCGAAGCACTGACTGATAAAGATAAAGCAGACATCTTAACCGCGGCTGCAATGAAAGTTGATTACCTTGCTGTTTCGTTCCCGCGTAACGGCGAAGATATGAAGTACGCACGCCGTCTAGCCGTTGATGCAGGCCTTGAAGCTAAACTAGTTGCTAAAGTTGAACGTGCAGAGTCTGTAGCATCGACAGAAGCAATGGACGACATCATCCTTGCATCTGACGTTGTGATGGTTGCTCGTGGTGATCTTGGTGTTGAAATTGGTGACCCTGAGCTTGTTGGTGTTCAAAAGAAACTGATCCGTCGTGCACGCAGTCTAAACCGTACGGTTATTACTGCGACACAAATGATGGAATCAATGATCACTAGCCCAATGCCAACTCGTGCAGAAGTCATGGACGTAGCAAATGCGGTTCTTGATGGTACAGATGCAGTAATGCTATCAGCTGAAACAGCTGCAGGTGACTTCCCTGTTGAAACAGTAACAGCAATGGCAAGTGTCTGTCTGGGTGCTGAAAAAGAGCCAAGCATCAATGTTTCAAACCACCGTCTAGCACGTACGTTTGAATCTCCAGAAGAAACGATTGCAATGTCTACCATGTACGCAGCTAACCACATGGAAGGCGTTAAAGCGATGGTAACAATGACTGAATCTGGTCGTACACCGCTAATGATGTCTCGTATCTCATCTGGTTTACCGGTTTTCGCTATGTCACGTAACGAAAGCACGCTAAACCGAGCTGCACTATTCCGTGGTGTAACACCGATCTTCTTCGATCGTGAAAGCGATGCAGGCCTAGACGCAGCTAAACACGCAGTAGCTGTGCTAAAAGAACAACACTACCTAGCAACGGGTGATCTCGTGATCATCACTCAAGGTGATGTTATGGATACCGTTGGTTCAACCAACAACATGCGTATCCTTACTGTTGAGTAA